From the genome of Fundulus heteroclitus isolate FHET01 chromosome 9, MU-UCD_Fhet_4.1, whole genome shotgun sequence, one region includes:
- the cdc34a gene encoding cell division cycle 34 homolog (S. cerevisiae) a has translation MAQHGHHVASSQKALMLEMKSLQEEPVEGFKITLVDESDMYNWEVAIFGPPSTHYEGGYFKARIKFPVDYPYSPPAFRFLTKMWHPNIYENGDVCISILHPPVDDPQSGELPSERWNPTQNVRTILLSVISLLNEPNTFSPANVDASVMYRKWRDSKGKDREYIEIIRKQVLSTKADAERDGVKVPTTLDEYCVRTQVPPTDDGSNLLYDDYYDDEVLDEDEEEDSDNGCYNEDDSGTEDS, from the exons ATGGCTCAGCATGGGCACCATGTAGCCAGTTCACAAAAAGCCTTGATGCTGGAGATGAAGAGCCTCCAGGAGGAGCCGGTGGAGGGGTTCAAGATAACTTTGGTGGACGAGTCGGACATGTACAACTGGGAAGTGGCGATATTCGGACCCCCGAGCACGCACTACGAGGGTGGTTATTTTAAG GCTCGGATCAAGTTCCCCGTCGATTATCCGTACTCGCCGCCTGCGTTCCGCTTCCTCACCAAGATGTGGCATCCCAACATCTATGAG AATGGAGACGTGTGCATCTCCATCCTGCATCCACCGGTGGACGACCCACAGAGTGGAGAACTCCCTTCAGAGAGGTGGAACCCCACACAGAACGTCAG GACCATCCTGCTCAGCGTCATCTCTCTGCTCAACGAGCCCAACACGTTTTCCCCGGCCAACGTTGACGCGTCTGTGATGTACCGCAAGTGGAGGGACAGCAAGGGGAAAGACAGAGAATACATCGAGATCATCAG GAAACAGGTGCTGTCTACCAAAGCGGACGCAGAGCGGGACGGAGTCAAAGTTCCCACCACGCTGGACGAATACTGCGTGCGCACCCAGGTCCCCCCCACAGACGACGGCTCCAACCTCTTATACGACGACTACTACGACGACGAGGTGCTGGACGAAGACGAAGAGGAAGACAGCGACAACGGCTGCTACAACGAGGACGACTCCGGCACCGAGGACTCCTGA